The Musa acuminata AAA Group cultivar baxijiao chromosome BXJ2-2, Cavendish_Baxijiao_AAA, whole genome shotgun sequence genome contains the following window.
GTTCAAGAATTCCTTGGCAGGAACAACTAGATGGCTCGACGGCACTCCCGGAGATGAGGGTCTAGGGTCGTTGAACGAATGCCAGTACTACATTGGTACTCATGGCGAGGTGGATGTATCTTTGTGAGGAAAGGGTGGTTGTTGCCCCGTCTGAGTGAAAGTGTCATGGGTCAAAAGGTGGATCCTCTCCTGAATGTTCATGGACAAGGTCAGTCAGCCTGCAGACGCTCCTACAACATCGGACCCTCCTTCTAGTGTTAAAATGTTGGGGAAAAATATTGTTGATGTCTTCGTCAACACAACGTGACCCTGATCCGTATGCGAGGAGTCATCCGGAACAGAGCGTAGTCTCTCTAGACTCGTTACCTGCACAAAGACCAAGGTCGAGGGTTGCTTCTCGAGTCGTtcccttcgatgcttaagttagtaccGAGGTCTCTTCTCCTTAATCTGGAGTTAAGGGTGTGTCTTTATATTAACCTTGAGGAGAAGGAATATCCCATAAAGATTCTACGGGAGAGATAATTCGTAATCGACCCGAGCTACCCCCTGGACTTCCGAGAATATTTCTGTGAATATTTCGTAGGGGAGATAGTTCCTAATCGACTTGAGTTACCTCTTGAACTTCTAGGAATATTTTTACGAATATTTCACAAGGGAGATAGTTCGTAACAGACCgaagctacctcctagacttttgGGAATATTCTTATGGATATTCCATAGGTTCAGTAGCTCGGTAGATCGATAACTGATCAGAGCTGTCTTTTGGACTCCTATCAATGTGGGTAGAAGGGTGTTGGGCTTCCTAGGCCTTTATCTTCCTATGGGCCTTCCATGATGTTAACGTGACGAACGGTGGCTAGTTGATTTTATATTCCCTATCGACTTGATTtgtagatctatttattttaGTTACATGCTTTTGTTCTTGGTCAAGATTAGTATCTTCCATAGTTAATTAAATTATAGAAAGTATTCATTTATTTTGAGTCTCCATATGCTTGGTTTGAGTATAGAATTAATGGAAAGaagtattgatttatttttaatcttgatATGTTTGGTTTGAGATTCAAACTTGGGAAGATTATAGTCGTTACGATATATTTTGGTAATCTTAGTTATCTGTGTGCTGTCCTTGTGTTCCaacaaggaataaatttaaatttgtttTGGGAGTATTAAAAGTCTTCAAGTATACAGGAAAGATGTTTGAttcaatttttattaattttcagATCATCAAACATTCTGCTTTTCTTAGAGATCTTGCAGTAGTCCCTCCCGTCCCTTTTTCAACTGAATGATTTACCAATCTTTTTCCCTTAATGTTGAACAAAAGAAATTTCATTGCTGCAGAGAAGTATGAACTGGTCTGTTCTCTTAATACGCAATTTTGCAATTTCCAGTTTGTATCTGTTTGTTCATTTATGCCACATTATCATTGATATGAAGGAACTGGGAGCTCTCAGCACCTTGGACTGAGGTCCAAGTAGACGTACCTGTGAAGTTTATTATTGGAGATCTTGATTTAACGTACCACACGCCAGGCATCCAAGACTACATACACAAGGGTGGCTTCAAAAGTGCGGTTCCATTTCTTGAAGATGTTGTTGTGATGGAAGGAGTCGGTCACTTCATCAACCAGGAGAGGCCACACGAGGTTTCTGATCTCATTTATGACTTCATCCACAAGTTCTAGGTAGGTGTAGTTGTATGCAAAGCACCATGAATAAATGGCTCGATGGTGAAAAAGATTACGTGGTAAAAGAATCGACCCTAGTTGAGATTTAGGGATTTTACTGTATGAATAGATAGTTATTTTTTGTGTTCAACTAAAAACACATTGTTTTTAATTAATCTTTTAAAATATTGATAATTGTCACATTTCTTTTGATTAGATTAAAAAGGCGTtctcaatatttttatattttgagtgTGGGCCTTGGAAATTTTTAACAGATAAAAGCCAATCCCAATCTAAAAAAAGATCAACGAACAAAAGAGGATTGACAATCACCAATACCAATTGGAACCTTGCTATAAAGTTAACaagtcctatatttctttttttaatggATTGAGAATAAAAACTtcttttagaaaatttatttttttaaaaaaagttctAAGAGAACAAAATAAAACTGGAACCACcaaaattttttattgataataggaaaagaacaaaaaaaataatggGATTTATCCAAAGAGCCTCATTTTATCATGGATAAAAGGATTACAATGTGAGAAAGCAAGCTGTGATAAAAAAGATGGATAATGTGTGAATTTCCAATATGTTTGAAAATTTCTTTCAAGTCTTTTTCATGTTCATAAGGTTTATGATATACACAAGTAATGTAATTTTGTcagagatttttatttagaaaatatCCCACCGAGACCCGATCAACCTACTGTTCGACTATTTTAATTTCAGATCTGAAGACTGCATAGATCCCAAAGTTTAATAGTCTACCGATCTCTATTAGTCTTTTAACACTTTAGCAGCCCCATTGGTGTATCCCGACTTTTTAGAGCAAGCTAGAACGTGCACATAATGCAAACCGATACTTTGAGTCATGATTTTTATGTTTAAGGAAAATTAATAGTAGATAATTAGCCAATGACAGTTCGATTTGTCATCACTAGGTGGCAACAATTTGAGGTCTTTTAGGTAACAAATGCCTAATTAACCTAGTGATGTGGTGGGGATATGGCTCTCATTTATCATATTTGGAATGGgtaaaaaaatagagaaaaatatttaATCACATTAGCAATCGAGTTCAATAATTAAGGCAAACTTATTAAACCCAAATCAGACGGGAATCTGGTCAAGACCCTACCATTTAGTGGTGCCCATATTCAATGTGTCAAAAAATGGCTAAAGAAATCCTCAAAATAAATAGCTTCACTGTTTTCagtaaaaaaaaaagtgtaaCAAGTGCACCCATGCACGGGAGAATCTTAAACTCCGTAGGTTTTGCGGGTAGAATCTCTAAGTGAAAAAATAAGACAACAATATAAACTTAGTTACACTAATCTCCATAAGATTCATAAATCTTATGGGGACAAAAATTACCTAATGCCAAATCTGAAGCATCCTATTTTGCCATTCTGATGTTTCTAAGAACATCAATGTGTCATACTAGCAATTTTTGCAATCAAAagactcaaaaattgatccaagaATGCTGAAACCTTGAAAGACTGAAAAGAAAATATCAGCCgcaattttttttccatttaaaatcaaattatttaaaattttcacaCAATACACTACCCACGAAAAATAAATCTACACAACTCAAAAACTCACGAAAAATAAATCTACACAACCCAAAAACACAACTATTTGCGTCCTAGGATTCAAGATGAAAACAGTCATGCACAATCTGCATGCACAAAACCCCTTTTACCATGAAATCTCACAAATCCACTTGAAAATCAACAAATGTTAATGAAAATCAATGCTAAATAAGTGAAAACGGGAAAAAGACAAACTAGGGTTATAAGTGAAAAGAAGATGAACCTGAGAGATTCTTCAAGAGATTCAATCAACTCAGAAGACTGCAGAAAGATTGATTAAAGGAGAGAGAGGAGCCGACAGATATAATTAAATGACCTCTTACCTCTTTACTCCTTGAATTGGCAAAACCTTCTAATTTAATTCTCTAAACCAAGACGATCGCTTGAGCCGAACTAGCCTAAAACTCTCAACCAAATTGGACCAACCCCAAACTTCAATAAGGTGGAAAACAGATGCACCTCATAAAAAATATGAATGCTCTGGGGCCAGAACCAAAAACAGAGGCATTGTTTAGGAAGCAGCAATAAGCACAAGCTTTTTTTGGGATACTTTCCTTCTTTAATTCAATATTCCATGACTTCTTATTTTGCTATTTTAACTTCTAACGGTAATTGTATTATTCTCTATATACACCAAATTTAGGCACCACTTCTAGTAAATTCTGGAACATAGCATTTCACTGAATCAATGTTTCAGTTTCCAGGATCAAGATGAGAAGCTTAACTGGTACTACATATAACACAGATCAAGGTTTTATACAATAATAACTAAGATTGTGAGACCTACAGCAGGATGGCCCACCAAAAACAAGAATGAAATTGTCAGCATTTACTGCTGTAAGACATTAAAAAACTATTTacgatttattaattttatattgagACAGAATGAAATGACTCCAACATACCCATGTATTGCCCTAATATGCCAATACCGAAGCTCAAACAAGCTGCACAATGGCTGTGACCCGTAAAGCTCCAGCATGGAGAAGATCAGCCAGCTCATCAAATAGTAATGCAGTGCGCCAACCCCATCCTTTCGGAGCTTTAGGCAGTAATGTCCCTGCTTGCTTAAAGCTTCCAAACACCATGACTTCCCTCTTTGAGGGGCATATTAACTGCAATAAATAACCATAGCATGATCTGGTCTTTTTTTTCTTCACACAAGTGAAATAGATAAGAGTATACACTAAAGCTACCTGATATCGAGCTGTGACCTTCTCACGAGAGTCGACATACATATGCACCTGCAaaagagaagaacaagaaaaagatggCTACCAAGTCTAAAGCTCTATCTTTTGCCCCAGAAAAACTGACCTTTCTGAGAGAATCTGTAAGCTCAGCCTTCCGTCGGTGGAGAAACAATCCTGAATAGTAGAGGATCCATGTTAATCCGAGTTAATACCATTTAATTATGTCTCTCTGATACCAATATATTTTAGAATGAACCAATTGGTTGATGGAAAGTTTACCAAGTGTGCGGCGTCCTTGAGgatcctcatcgttgaaagcctgGACACTTACCTATAACAATGTAACCTTCCTTAGAAATTACATGGCAAGGATACTTCTAGAGATAACAAAATGTAAAGGCATGTACCTTCCACAGAGACCCAGCATAAAATACTTCAGAAGAGTGCTTCACTTGACCATCACCAAGTCTGTCAACATCTTCAAATTCTACCCTGACAATTAAGTTGACAGATTGTCAACAAGGggaaaaaataattatcaaattGTATAGACAAACATTAAGAAAATGTTAATTTTGAAAATTGAGAATGAAATTAATGTCATGCAAAAATAGTCTGATGATACTATGTTATTATTTTCCAGATAGGAAATAATCATTTGCAACACCAAGATATTTGGTTGGGAATTTGAAATCTTGAGCAGTCCAATAAACAGCTAAGAAATGCATTGAGAGCAGACTACATGGGTAATATTCCATGGGCCTGATAGCAGAACTGTTATCTTAAAGTTGCCTAGTGTTAGGAAGTGACATCAAGTTCAAGCCAATCCTATTGGTTTCTGAAAAACTATGGACCATAACTGTACCCTATGAACACATAAGGGTTTCTTTGTCCAAATTAGAGAATAGGTTACACTTAAGATCAGAACCACACAGGGACATAGAAGTCAACATCCTCTAAATAAAAGGGTTATCAGTTACTTTGATGTCACTGCATAAATCAGATGCACTGCAGTTTGAAGCAACAATGGATTGTATGCAACAAGGACCTATCTAATGTACTAGTGATTTTAAACAATCCAGATAAATCATCAAATTAAGGAGAATAGTTGAGTGTTAACCCAAAGCGAAATGGAGGAAAATGGCGTAATGGAGTTTTTAGGTCCAAGGATATCGATGAGCCCTCACAACTTTCCCATTCAAGTCCAAGAGTCTGCTCCCGCGATTCTAACATCTGTGACGAAATGCCACATGCACCAGGGTGAGATCCTGCAGCAGCAAACCTGTTCTGTATTTCTGCTTCACACATTCTTCCTCTTTGTTCTGCATGGATATGAACAAGATTGTTTCCTTGGACAAGACCAACTAAAGCTGTTAAACCATCACTTGGTACATCACCATTCAAATCAATTCGTGCTTCTGATTCATCATTGCCAAGTGTCTGCTGTGGATTTCTATTGCCAAGTACTGTCGGAACACGAGAAAATACATAACGTGTTGGAGGCCAAGCTGCACCATGCTCATATGTTGTTCCTCGCCCAATGCCTGCAAGCCCATCAATTGTTCCCCTCACAGGGACACGAACAGGCCCAAATAAGCCACTTCCATCACCCTGGGCATTTGCAAGGTATATATTTCCGTTGGTGCTAGAACTATTGTTTCGGTCATGTTCTTGCCTGTAATAACCAACTGGACCTCCTCCATGTGAATATCCATAAGCCTGTCTACAAGCACATGCACTGCTTGTCAAGCAACAGTTTTTGCAAGCATCAGCCACAATTGCTTGAACCCTGTGACACAGGAGCATCTGAAATGATAGACACAGATCTTAGACATCATATCCCATAACATCTATAGGTAGCAATCAAAAAAAGAATGAAAACTGTTATTAATAGGAACAATGGTGAAAGTTTATAGCTACTGACTTGCAGCCAAAGGCCATCATTTACAGCTTTGCAGGGAAATCCCAAGTCTTCTAGTTGCCTTCTAACACTTAAAAGTGCCTCAAAGGACATGTTACAGTAGAGAAGAGAACCCCCTTCAAATATTTTCATGAAGGCATCAAACTCTTCATCACGTAAAGAGGAGACCTCAGCATTTGTGACCTGTCTCCTACCTACTACTCGGCCACCCCATATGGGCACATTGGACCTACCCCAGTCATTCCGTGCTGTCTCATTACCAGTTAGGCTCATCAAGGACTCTCTTGATTGGTCCCTAGCAAGCCAAAGATTATTATTTAAATTGTAACAAGGGCTTTCCCCGGATGGTCCTTCCATAGCAATCTCCTTTCTGGCAGTTTCAACACCATTCCCCATGTCCATATATGAACAGGATGGCCTTGTTGAATTCATATCAGCTAAAGTTGTAGGGGAGGCAGGTTGCCTCAATTTGGAGTACCTTGAATCCTGCACTGGGTTAGAGCCACTGTTTTGTCTCACTTGTACTTGTTTAGAAGAAGGTAACACTGTGTGGAAGTCTACTACATAATCTGCCAACTCAACCAATATATTATGAGCAGCTTTATGTCCTTCTAAATTTCCTTGTATGTTCAATTGTTGTAATTCAGACTCCGTTGGTTGTTTACTGCAGCTACTATCAATCAAGTTCTTAGCCCTGTGTCCAGCAGAATCTGTAGAACCTGTCTCAATACTGGAGCTTCTTTGTGTGGAATGTTCTGTCTCTGATATGGCACCTCTTGCAAGTAGTGTGTATAGTGCCAGCTCAAACCTTGATTTTAGATAATAATAACAAGCCTTAGGCTAAACTTACGTCAATTATGAAAGACGATTGCAGGGAATAGAATGTGATGTACCGTTTCTCCTCATTAGGTATCCACAGTTCATCAGATGTAAGCAGCGCATGCAGAGTTTGTAAAGAAAGTTTAGGTAGCACCTATTTGAAGATGTCATTTATGAACCAAAATTAGATCATGTAGCTAGATAAGAAAACATTGCATAATACAAACATGAAAAAGCAAGTAAGAGAACCAGCACATGACAACATATCGACAGTCGACACCAAGACACAGGCATGCGAGAATATACCACAAATACTAGGAAGAAAAGTGGGGAGAAAAAGCAGCACTATtgataaattgattaaaattgAATGAATATTATTCTAGAACAGTGATTTCAATAGACGCTCGggcactcgcctaggcgctcgggcgaggcgaggcaaggcctgAGCGCCTCGCTTTATGTCCGGgcacctcgcttcaaagaggcgtcacctaggcgcttgcccgagcccaAGCGTCGGGCGCTTCAAgcaagcgcctgggttaaaccaagcgactcAACCAGATTTTTAGATCAGGTTGGTCTCCGGTGCttgagttggttcaatcgaaccaactaaatcaccaatatcaggctccctctcgcgatttccccgacttccccaaccctaacactcgcgattttgcccctgagatttcttctctgttgtcgctgccactgtcgctgctctctgctgtcgctcgccgctactgtcgctgctcgccgctgccacaatcgctgctcaccgctgttgtcgtcgctcgccgctactgtcgccgctctcgctcccgctgccactcgcagctcccgctcccactcctgCTGTCGCtagccgctcccgctgtcgccgctgcttgccgctgccacaatcattGTTCGCCGCTGCCACACTCGCCGCTCCCGCTAtggctgtcgccgctcccgttgtCGCTCACTGCCCTCGCTACCGCTCACAGCtctcgctcccactcccgctatcgctcgccgctcccatTGTCGCTGCCACTTGCTGCTCCCGCTATGGCTGTCACGTGCTACCGTTGTCTTTGCCTCAgcggcctcggtcttctcacacccttctcactatactgttaacaatatattaatag
Protein-coding sequences here:
- the LOC135605131 gene encoding uncharacterized protein LOC135605131 isoform X1, with the protein product MAIVPPPSTQPSQQPPSPPLARLQSQPPDNDRSSGELRALDCNLASLCDHIQMEGFNSGAFSDVVVLAMGSTYRLHRLILSRSSYFRNMLHGPWKEAGEPTVVLNIDDANVDPDAIAVGLAYLYGHYPKLDDSNAFRVLAVASFLDLQDLCAICTDFIISELSTSNFLAYQVFAESHDYGMHGERVSNACWGYLCQSATKELIEVLPKLSLQTLHALLTSDELWIPNEEKRFELALYTLLARGAISETEHSTQRSSSIETGSTDSAGHRAKNLIDSSCSKQPTESELQQLNIQGNLEGHKAAHNILVELADYVVDFHTVLPSSKQVQVRQNSGSNPVQDSRYSKLRQPASPTTLADMNSTRPSCSYMDMGNGVETARKEIAMEGPSGESPCYNLNNNLWLARDQSRESLMSLTGNETARNDWGRSNVPIWGGRVVGRRQVTNAEVSSLRDEEFDAFMKIFEGGSLLYCNMSFEALLSVRRQLEDLGFPCKAVNDGLWLQMLLCHRVQAIVADACKNCCLTSSACACRQAYGYSHGGGPVGYYRQEHDRNNSSSTNGNIYLANAQGDGSGLFGPVRVPVRGTIDGLAGIGRGTTYEHGAAWPPTRYVFSRVPTVLGNRNPQQTLGNDESEARIDLNGDVPSDGLTALVGLVQGNNLVHIHAEQRGRMCEAEIQNRFAAAGSHPGACGISSQMLESREQTLGLEWESCEGSSISLDLKTPLRHFPPFRFGVEFEDVDRLGDGQVKHSSEVFYAGSLWKVSVQAFNDEDPQGRRTLGLFLHRRKAELTDSLRKVHMYVDSREKVTARYQLICPSKREVMVFGSFKQAGTLLPKAPKGWGWRTALLFDELADLLHAGALRVTAIVQLV
- the LOC135605131 gene encoding uncharacterized protein LOC135605131 isoform X2 produces the protein MAIVPPPSTQPSQQPPSPPLARLQSQPPDNDRSSGELRALDCNLASLCDHIQMEGFNSGAFSDVVVLAMGSTYRLHRNMLHGPWKEAGEPTVVLNIDDANVDPDAIAVGLAYLYGHYPKLDDSNAFRVLAVASFLDLQDLCAICTDFIISELSTSNFLAYQVFAESHDYGMHGERVSNACWGYLCQSATKELIEVLPKLSLQTLHALLTSDELWIPNEEKRFELALYTLLARGAISETEHSTQRSSSIETGSTDSAGHRAKNLIDSSCSKQPTESELQQLNIQGNLEGHKAAHNILVELADYVVDFHTVLPSSKQVQVRQNSGSNPVQDSRYSKLRQPASPTTLADMNSTRPSCSYMDMGNGVETARKEIAMEGPSGESPCYNLNNNLWLARDQSRESLMSLTGNETARNDWGRSNVPIWGGRVVGRRQVTNAEVSSLRDEEFDAFMKIFEGGSLLYCNMSFEALLSVRRQLEDLGFPCKAVNDGLWLQMLLCHRVQAIVADACKNCCLTSSACACRQAYGYSHGGGPVGYYRQEHDRNNSSSTNGNIYLANAQGDGSGLFGPVRVPVRGTIDGLAGIGRGTTYEHGAAWPPTRYVFSRVPTVLGNRNPQQTLGNDESEARIDLNGDVPSDGLTALVGLVQGNNLVHIHAEQRGRMCEAEIQNRFAAAGSHPGACGISSQMLESREQTLGLEWESCEGSSISLDLKTPLRHFPPFRFGVEFEDVDRLGDGQVKHSSEVFYAGSLWKVSVQAFNDEDPQGRRTLGLFLHRRKAELTDSLRKVHMYVDSREKVTARYQLICPSKREVMVFGSFKQAGTLLPKAPKGWGWRTALLFDELADLLHAGALRVTAIVQLV